A window of Auraticoccus monumenti contains these coding sequences:
- a CDS encoding sensor histidine kinase, whose protein sequence is MPAPPASFQPRLTVWSHTWRTALCLVLAAVALLAPAEGETLRWGLVAGPALVAELVLGTVSFVAMFYRRRWPATVALLCALCSAGSLAAAGPAALTLVSLATWRRFVPLALVALVGALATVTSSSLSESEPPVNGWIGLGSSLLLSAVLAGWGAYLGSRRELLGTLRERAERAEREQTLREDQARDHERARIAREMHDVVAHRISQVSMRAGALAYRQDLAGEQVREEVGLIQRSANEALQELRGVLGVLRDVDGSPVDAPQPTLTDLPALVQGARAEGTAVRLSTDLVQDVPDPLARTVYRVVQEGLTNAGKHAQGAQVEVALTGRAGKDLQVRVANRAPVSRRPPAPGAGLGLVGMRERVELLGGRLDHGPDAEGGFALEARLPWPS, encoded by the coding sequence GTGCCCGCGCCGCCCGCCTCCTTCCAGCCCCGGTTGACCGTCTGGTCCCACACCTGGCGGACGGCCCTCTGCCTGGTGCTCGCCGCGGTCGCCCTGCTGGCCCCGGCCGAGGGCGAGACGCTCAGGTGGGGCCTGGTCGCCGGACCGGCGCTGGTGGCGGAGCTGGTGCTGGGGACGGTGTCGTTCGTGGCGATGTTCTACCGCCGCCGGTGGCCGGCGACCGTGGCCCTCCTCTGCGCCCTGTGCTCGGCCGGCTCCCTCGCGGCGGCCGGTCCCGCCGCGCTGACCCTGGTCTCGCTGGCCACCTGGCGGCGCTTCGTCCCGCTCGCCCTGGTGGCGCTCGTGGGTGCCCTCGCCACGGTGACCTCGAGCTCGCTGTCGGAGTCCGAGCCACCGGTCAACGGGTGGATCGGCCTCGGCTCGTCGCTCCTGCTGTCGGCGGTGCTGGCCGGGTGGGGTGCCTACCTCGGTTCGCGCCGGGAGCTGCTGGGGACGCTGCGGGAGCGCGCTGAGCGCGCCGAGCGGGAGCAGACGCTGCGCGAGGACCAGGCCCGTGACCACGAGCGGGCCCGGATCGCGCGGGAGATGCACGACGTGGTCGCGCACCGGATCAGCCAGGTGTCGATGCGGGCCGGAGCCCTGGCCTACCGGCAGGACCTGGCCGGGGAGCAGGTGCGGGAGGAAGTGGGCCTGATCCAGCGCTCGGCCAACGAGGCGCTGCAGGAGCTGCGAGGGGTCCTCGGCGTGCTCCGCGACGTCGACGGCAGCCCGGTGGACGCCCCGCAGCCCACCCTGACCGACCTCCCGGCGCTGGTGCAGGGGGCCCGGGCCGAGGGGACCGCGGTCCGGTTGTCCACCGACCTCGTCCAGGACGTCCCGGACCCGCTGGCCCGCACGGTCTACCGGGTGGTCCAGGAGGGGTTGACCAACGCCGGCAAGCACGCCCAGGGCGCCCAGGTCGAGGTCGCCCTCACCGGGCGCGCCGGGAAGGACCTGCAGGTGCGGGTGGCCAACCGCGCCCCGGTGTCCCGGCGCCCGCCGGCGCCCGGGGCCGGCCTGGGGCTGGTCGGGATGAGGGAGCGGGTGGAGCTCCTCGGCGGCCGCCTCGACCACGGCCCCGACGCCGAGGGCGGCTTCGCCCTCGAGGCCCGGCTACCGTGGCCGTCGTGA
- a CDS encoding ABC transporter ATP-binding protein, whose amino-acid sequence MIDVTHLTVRFGHHVAVDDVSFQCRPGQVTGFLGPNGAGKTTTMRVMVGLTAPTSGEVTVDGRRYADLPNPGRHVGVLLDASAQHAGRTAREVLVLAARTMGLPLSRVDQALELVGLAGTEARRRVGNYSLGMRQRLGLAHALIGDPAVLVLDEPANGLDPAGIRWMRDLLRDYAARGGTVLLSSHLLHEVEMVADEIVMIGSGRIVARGDRGQLADLQSGEGSLVDSEDNGRLAAALTDRGLTVTRDATVLKVAAPALEVSRVAQEEHVLLTSLVTQRDTLEDLFLELTADTQRDVAARSTHPEGALR is encoded by the coding sequence ATGATCGACGTCACCCACCTCACCGTCCGCTTCGGCCACCACGTGGCCGTCGACGACGTCTCCTTCCAGTGCCGGCCCGGGCAGGTGACCGGGTTCCTCGGCCCCAACGGGGCCGGCAAGACCACCACCATGCGCGTCATGGTCGGTCTCACCGCCCCCACCTCCGGCGAGGTCACCGTCGACGGCCGCCGTTACGCCGACCTCCCCAACCCGGGCCGCCACGTCGGGGTCCTCCTCGACGCCTCGGCCCAGCACGCCGGCCGGACCGCCCGGGAGGTGCTGGTGCTCGCCGCGCGCACCATGGGGCTTCCCCTCAGCCGCGTCGACCAGGCGCTGGAGCTGGTCGGCCTGGCCGGGACCGAGGCCCGCCGTCGGGTCGGGAACTACTCCCTGGGCATGCGGCAGCGCCTCGGCCTGGCCCACGCCCTGATCGGCGACCCGGCGGTGCTGGTCCTCGACGAGCCGGCCAACGGCCTGGACCCCGCCGGCATCCGCTGGATGCGGGACCTGCTGCGCGACTACGCGGCCCGCGGCGGCACGGTGCTCCTCTCCAGCCACCTGCTGCACGAGGTCGAGATGGTGGCCGACGAGATCGTGATGATCGGCAGCGGCCGCATCGTCGCCCGCGGGGACCGGGGCCAGCTCGCCGACCTGCAGTCCGGCGAGGGATCCCTGGTCGACTCCGAGGACAACGGCCGGCTGGCCGCCGCACTGACCGACCGCGGCCTGACCGTCACCCGTGACGCCACCGTGCTCAAGGTCGCCGCCCCGGCGCTGGAGGTGAGCCGGGTCGCCCAGGAGGAGCACGTCCTGCTGACCAGCCTGGTCACCCAGCGCGACACGCTCGAGGACCTCTTCCTCGAGCTCACCGCCGACACCCAGCGCGACGTCGCCGCGCGCAGCACCCACCCCGAAGGAGCCCTCCGATGA
- a CDS encoding C39 family peptidase, which translates to MTRRSLLVAGAGAGIGLTVGATDASAAGVTYRYQKQPNGYYCSAASTRIALSAPLLRRDSSENSRIPTQDSLAKGLNLHPYDGPGTSNMGLKVPTLIATVLNNRLGLNGKARRYRFRISPSGTLYTDLQAKVRASIDAGYPVVINMSRVNGDTYDGHYIAIVGYDAQRYKIADPDEPARNGVWRSKQDITDWNKLNRFTYFG; encoded by the coding sequence ATGACTCGTCGCTCACTCCTCGTCGCCGGCGCCGGCGCCGGCATCGGGCTCACCGTCGGTGCCACCGACGCCAGCGCAGCCGGTGTCACCTACCGCTACCAGAAGCAGCCCAACGGCTACTACTGCTCGGCGGCCTCCACCCGCATCGCGCTGAGTGCGCCGCTGCTGCGCCGCGACAGCTCGGAGAACAGCAGGATCCCCACCCAGGACAGCCTGGCCAAGGGGCTGAACCTGCACCCCTACGACGGTCCGGGGACCTCCAACATGGGCCTGAAGGTGCCCACGCTGATCGCGACCGTGCTGAACAACCGGCTCGGGCTCAACGGCAAGGCCCGGCGCTACCGGTTCCGCATCTCCCCGAGCGGCACGCTGTACACCGACCTGCAGGCCAAGGTCCGTGCCAGCATCGACGCCGGGTACCCGGTCGTGATCAACATGAGCCGGGTCAACGGCGACACCTACGACGGGCACTACATCGCGATCGTGGGCTACGACGCCCAGCGGTACAAGATCGCCGACCCCGACGAGCCCGCGCGCAACGGGGTCTGGCGCTCCAAGCAGGACATCACCGACTGGAACAAGCTGAACCGCTTCACCTACTTCGGCTGA
- a CDS encoding response regulator: MISVLVVDDDPLVRSALALMLGGQPDLAVVGEAGDGRAGVEAAHRHRPDVVLMDVRMPVMDGLAATRALHAGPTPPRVIVLTTFDADDLVTAAIAAGADGFLLKDTPPPRIVEAIRTVAAGDPILSPGAASVLIRHVRAGASVDTRAARARLATLTPREHEVALAVAEGLSNAEVGARLYLSVPTVKAHVSKIFEKLQVTNRVQIALCVHDAGLA, from the coding sequence GTGATCTCGGTCCTGGTCGTCGACGACGACCCCCTGGTGCGCTCCGCGCTGGCCCTGATGCTGGGCGGTCAGCCCGACCTGGCGGTGGTGGGGGAGGCCGGTGACGGGCGCGCCGGCGTCGAGGCGGCACACCGGCACCGTCCCGACGTGGTGCTGATGGACGTCCGGATGCCGGTGATGGACGGCCTGGCCGCCACCCGCGCGCTGCACGCCGGGCCCACCCCGCCCCGGGTCATCGTGCTCACCACCTTCGACGCCGACGACCTGGTCACCGCCGCCATCGCCGCGGGCGCGGACGGGTTCCTGCTCAAGGACACCCCGCCGCCGCGGATCGTGGAGGCCATCCGGACGGTGGCCGCCGGGGACCCGATCCTCTCCCCGGGCGCCGCCTCCGTGCTGATCCGCCACGTCCGGGCCGGCGCCTCGGTGGACACCCGGGCCGCCCGGGCCCGGCTGGCCACCCTGACCCCCCGCGAGCACGAGGTCGCCCTCGCCGTCGCCGAGGGGCTGAGCAACGCCGAGGTGGGGGCCCGGCTGTACCTGTCGGTGCCCACGGTCAAGGCCCACGTCTCGAAGATCTTCGAGAAGCTGCAGGTGACCAACCGGGTCCAGATCGCCCTCTGCGTGCACGACGCCGGGCTCGCCTGA
- the carA gene encoding glutamine-hydrolyzing carbamoyl-phosphate synthase small subunit yields MHTSAPAAGNPPATEAPAPAILVLEDGRTFTGRSFGARGETFGEAVFSTGMSGYQETLTDPSYHRQVVVATAPHIGNTGWNDEDDESGRIWVAGYVVRDVARIPSSWRSRRGLGEELATQGVVGIGGIDTRALTRHLRERGAMRVGISTETLDPERLRERVLAQAQMAGADLVADVTTAGPYVVDAVGEKQFTVAAVDLGIKTMTPRRLAERGMEVHVLPATSTLADITATGADGVFFSNGPGDPAVADAPVALLQEVLDARLPYFGICFGNQIFGRALGLGTTKLKYGHRGINQPVLDRSTGRVEVTAHNHGFAVEAPPGDRAETPWGTASVSHHCLNDGVVEGLELRGEDGGLRAFSVQYHPEAAAGPHDASYLFDRFVEVMERARGEAEDPRVTGSGTDVPTDGEEAR; encoded by the coding sequence ATGCACACCAGCGCGCCCGCAGCCGGGAACCCCCCTGCGACCGAGGCCCCCGCCCCCGCGATCCTGGTGCTGGAGGACGGCCGCACCTTCACCGGGAGGTCCTTCGGGGCCCGCGGTGAGACCTTCGGCGAGGCGGTCTTCTCCACCGGGATGTCGGGGTACCAGGAGACCCTCACCGACCCGAGCTACCACCGCCAGGTCGTGGTCGCCACCGCGCCCCACATCGGCAACACCGGCTGGAACGACGAGGACGACGAGTCCGGTCGCATCTGGGTGGCCGGCTACGTGGTCCGCGACGTCGCCCGGATCCCCTCCAGCTGGCGCTCCCGGCGCGGCCTCGGTGAGGAGCTGGCGACCCAGGGCGTGGTCGGCATCGGCGGCATCGACACCCGCGCGCTGACCCGCCACCTGCGTGAGCGCGGCGCCATGCGGGTCGGCATCTCCACCGAGACCCTGGACCCCGAGCGGCTGCGCGAGCGCGTCCTCGCCCAGGCCCAGATGGCCGGGGCCGACCTGGTCGCCGACGTCACCACCGCCGGGCCCTACGTGGTCGACGCGGTGGGGGAGAAGCAGTTCACCGTCGCCGCGGTCGACCTCGGCATCAAGACCATGACCCCGCGGCGGCTGGCCGAGCGCGGCATGGAGGTGCACGTGCTGCCGGCCACCAGCACCCTGGCCGACATCACCGCCACCGGTGCGGACGGCGTCTTCTTCTCCAACGGCCCCGGCGACCCGGCCGTGGCCGACGCCCCGGTGGCCCTGCTGCAGGAGGTGCTGGACGCCCGGCTGCCCTACTTCGGCATCTGCTTCGGCAACCAGATCTTCGGCCGCGCCCTCGGGCTGGGCACCACCAAGCTCAAGTACGGCCACCGCGGCATCAACCAGCCGGTGCTGGACCGCTCCACCGGACGCGTCGAGGTCACCGCCCACAACCACGGCTTCGCCGTCGAGGCACCGCCCGGTGACCGGGCCGAGACGCCGTGGGGCACCGCCAGCGTCAGCCACCACTGCCTCAACGACGGCGTGGTCGAGGGTCTGGAGCTCCGCGGCGAGGACGGCGGCCTGCGCGCCTTCTCGGTGCAGTACCACCCGGAGGCGGCGGCCGGCCCGCACGACGCCTCCTACCTGTTCGACCGCTTCGTCGAGGTGATGGAGCGCGCCCGCGGCGAGGCCGAGGACCCCCGGGTGACCGGGTCCGGCACCGACGTCCCCACCGACGGCGAGGAGGCCCGCTGA
- a CDS encoding quinone-dependent dihydroorotate dehydrogenase: MSRLRRAVLRTGYTRVLRPALFASHGGDPEDVHDATMARLSRLAAHPRWVAAAARLTAVPARPVELAGIRFPGPVGLAAGMDKGARAVAAWRALGFSHVEVGTVTSLAQPGNPRPRMFRAPASAGLVNRMGFNNDGAAEVAARLAAAGIRRGNGAAGLPVGISIGKSKVTPLEEAVGDYVTSLRTLAPHADYVAVNVSSPNTPGLRSLQDGGQLRELLDTLVGESRSLADGDDAGPVPVLVKVAPDLGDGALDEVLQVATDTGVRGVIATNTTVERDGLAGPDRWLAAEAGGLSGTPLRDRALQVVRRLAEGSGLPVIGVGGIMTADDAGAMFDAGARLVQLYTGFIYSGPSLVADITALHSRHAGAPPIRGAR, from the coding sequence GTGAGCCGGCTCCGCCGGGCGGTGCTGCGCACCGGCTACACCCGGGTGCTGCGGCCGGCCCTGTTCGCCAGCCACGGGGGTGACCCCGAGGACGTCCACGACGCCACCATGGCCCGGCTGAGCCGGCTGGCCGCGCACCCGCGCTGGGTGGCGGCCGCCGCGCGGCTGACCGCCGTGCCGGCCCGTCCGGTGGAGCTGGCCGGGATCCGCTTCCCCGGGCCGGTGGGGCTGGCCGCGGGGATGGACAAGGGGGCCCGGGCCGTCGCCGCCTGGCGGGCCCTCGGGTTCTCCCACGTCGAGGTGGGCACCGTCACCTCCCTGGCCCAGCCGGGCAACCCGCGACCGCGGATGTTCCGGGCGCCCGCCTCCGCGGGGCTGGTGAACCGGATGGGGTTCAACAACGACGGCGCCGCCGAGGTGGCCGCCCGGCTCGCCGCCGCGGGGATCCGCCGGGGCAACGGCGCGGCCGGCCTCCCGGTGGGGATCTCGATCGGCAAGAGCAAGGTCACCCCCCTGGAGGAGGCGGTGGGCGACTACGTCACCTCGCTGCGCACCCTCGCCCCGCACGCCGACTACGTGGCCGTCAACGTCTCCAGCCCCAACACCCCGGGCCTGCGCAGCCTGCAGGACGGCGGCCAGCTCCGTGAGCTGCTGGACACCCTGGTCGGTGAGTCGCGGTCGCTGGCCGACGGTGACGACGCCGGACCGGTGCCGGTGCTGGTCAAGGTGGCCCCCGACCTGGGTGACGGCGCGCTGGACGAGGTGCTGCAGGTGGCCACCGACACCGGCGTCCGCGGGGTGATCGCCACCAACACCACGGTGGAGCGGGACGGGCTGGCCGGGCCCGACCGCTGGCTGGCCGCCGAGGCCGGAGGTCTGTCCGGGACGCCGCTGCGGGACCGGGCGCTGCAGGTCGTCCGCCGGCTGGCCGAGGGCTCGGGACTGCCGGTGATCGGCGTCGGCGGGATCATGACCGCCGACGACGCCGGGGCCATGTTCGACGCCGGCGCCCGGCTGGTCCAGCTGTACACCGGCTTCATCTACTCCGGCCCCTCCCTGGTGGCCGACATCACCGCGCTGCACTCCCGCCACGCGGGTGCCCCCCCGATCCGAGGAGCCCGATGA
- a CDS encoding VOC family protein, giving the protein MTTRILSVSVPVDDQDAALRYYTEVLGCELRADDEPWPGARYIEVVPPGSDVGLVLLRADSGIPVAVRLGTTDADAAHQRLSAAGTPPETEVLRWEGVPPMFAFADPEGNQLVYLEDAPAPGA; this is encoded by the coding sequence ATGACGACGAGGATCCTCAGCGTGTCCGTCCCGGTCGACGACCAGGACGCGGCGCTGCGCTACTACACCGAGGTGCTGGGCTGCGAGCTCCGCGCCGACGACGAGCCCTGGCCCGGCGCCCGCTACATCGAGGTGGTGCCCCCCGGCTCCGACGTCGGGCTGGTGCTGCTGCGGGCCGACAGCGGCATCCCGGTGGCCGTCCGGCTGGGCACCACCGACGCCGACGCGGCGCACCAGCGGCTCAGCGCGGCCGGGACGCCGCCGGAGACTGAGGTGCTGCGCTGGGAGGGCGTGCCCCCGATGTTCGCCTTCGCCGACCCCGAGGGCAACCAGCTGGTCTACCTCGAGGACGCGCCCGCGCCGGGGGCCTGA
- the nusB gene encoding transcription antitermination factor NusB has protein sequence MPRTRLSPRSKARKRAVDILFEAELRGGDPKDTLDVRTEAADPPVRDFTRELVLGVDANQRQIDDRISAALRSGWSLERMPRVDRCVARLAVYELDFTEIQTSVAVSEAVALAEDLSTDDSPAFLNGVLAAIASDRTGGPVEVDVDGSGSPSEPQHQA, from the coding sequence GTGCCGCGCACCCGGCTGTCCCCACGCAGCAAGGCCCGCAAGCGGGCCGTCGACATCCTCTTCGAGGCCGAGCTGCGGGGCGGGGACCCCAAGGACACCCTGGACGTCCGCACCGAGGCGGCCGACCCGCCGGTGCGCGACTTCACCCGTGAGCTGGTGCTCGGGGTGGACGCCAACCAGCGCCAGATCGACGACCGCATCTCCGCCGCGCTGCGCTCGGGCTGGAGCCTGGAGCGGATGCCCCGGGTCGACCGCTGCGTCGCCCGGCTGGCGGTCTACGAGCTCGACTTCACCGAGATCCAGACCTCGGTGGCGGTCTCGGAGGCGGTCGCGCTGGCCGAGGACCTCTCCACCGACGACTCCCCGGCCTTCCTGAACGGGGTGCTGGCCGCCATCGCCAGCGACCGCACCGGCGGCCCGGTGGAGGTCGACGTCGACGGGTCGGGGTCCCCCTCCGAGCCCCAGCACCAGGCCTGA
- the carB gene encoding carbamoyl-phosphate synthase large subunit encodes MPKRTDIHTILVIGSGPIVIGQACEFDYSGTQACRVLREEGFRVVLVNSNPATIMTDPEFADATYIEPITPEYIEQVIAAERPDALLATLGGQTALNAAIQLDERGILEKYGVELIGASIEAIQRGEDREQFKQIVLGLTGIEGATPGQPAAEVARSLICHTMDEVLAAADELGYPVVVRPSFTMGGLGSGFAHTSEDLRRIAGAGLSASPTTEVLIEESILGWKEYELEVMRDRADNVVIVCAIENFDPMGVHTGDSITVAPAMTLTDREYQRMRDVAIGIIRDVGVETGGCNIQFAVNPADGRLVVIEMNPRVSRSSALASKATGFPIAKIAAKVAVGYTLDEIDNDITTRPSSDGSAVRTPASFEPALDYVVVKVPRFAFEKFPAADSTLTTHMKSVGEAMAIGRNFTEALGKALRSLEDPKARFDWSAPVEEPVEELLARAARPHDGRLVLVLQALVAGATAEQVVESTAIDPWFVDQLVLQLEVARMVDAAPTLTADVLRTAKRHGFSDRQVGQLRDLPEDVVRGVRWALGVRPVYKTVDTCAAEFAATTPYHYSSYDSETEVAPREKPAVIILGSGPNRIGQGIEFDYSCVHASMALSEVGYETVMVNCNPETVSTDYDTSDRLYFEPLTLEDVLEVVEAERAAGPLAGVIVQLGGQTPLGLARALKDAGVPIVGTSPEAIDLAEERGEFGRVLDTAGLPSPKHGLARSFAEASAIAAEIGYPVLVRPSYVLGGRGMEIVYDEVSLAGYIDRATEVSPAHPVLVDRFLDDAVEIDVDALYDGTELYLGGVMEHIEEAGIHSGDSACSLPPVTLGEEVIERIRTSTEAIAAGVGVRGLINIQFALASDILYVLEANPRASRTVPFVSKATATPLAKAAARLMLGESIADLRAAGMLRADRDGAWTSPDAPIAVKEAVMPFNRFRTVDGTFVDSILGPEMKSTGEVMGLSHDFGTAFAKSQAAASGALPQTGRVFISVANRDKRHVIFPVKRLADLGFEVLATAGTASVLRRHGVDVTEVRKHSQGPGPNGEKTIVQAISDGEVDLVFNTPHGISTDGRPRNDGWEIRTAAVRLNIPCITTVQGLAAAVQGIESDRAGRSGVRSLQSWSEVITPTPAAAPAALLEAGR; translated from the coding sequence ATGCCCAAGCGCACCGACATCCACACCATCCTGGTGATCGGCTCCGGCCCGATCGTGATCGGCCAGGCCTGCGAGTTCGACTACTCCGGGACGCAGGCCTGCCGCGTGCTCCGCGAGGAGGGGTTCCGGGTCGTGCTGGTCAACTCCAACCCGGCCACGATCATGACCGACCCCGAGTTCGCCGACGCCACCTACATCGAGCCGATCACCCCCGAGTACATCGAGCAGGTGATCGCCGCCGAGCGCCCCGACGCGCTGCTGGCCACCCTGGGCGGGCAGACCGCGCTCAACGCCGCGATCCAGCTCGACGAGCGCGGGATCCTGGAGAAGTACGGGGTGGAGCTGATCGGCGCCTCGATCGAGGCCATCCAGCGCGGTGAGGACCGCGAGCAGTTCAAGCAGATCGTGCTCGGCCTCACCGGCATCGAGGGCGCGACCCCCGGCCAGCCCGCCGCCGAGGTCGCCCGCAGCCTGATCTGCCACACCATGGACGAGGTGCTGGCCGCCGCCGACGAGCTCGGCTACCCCGTCGTCGTCCGTCCCAGCTTCACCATGGGCGGCCTGGGCTCGGGCTTCGCCCACACCAGCGAGGACCTGCGCCGCATCGCCGGCGCCGGGCTCTCGGCCAGCCCCACCACCGAGGTCCTGATCGAGGAGTCCATCCTCGGCTGGAAGGAGTACGAGCTGGAGGTGATGCGTGACCGCGCCGACAACGTGGTCATCGTCTGCGCCATCGAGAACTTCGACCCGATGGGCGTGCACACCGGCGACTCGATCACCGTGGCGCCGGCGATGACGCTGACCGACCGCGAGTACCAGCGGATGCGCGACGTGGCCATCGGCATCATCCGCGACGTGGGCGTGGAGACCGGGGGCTGCAACATCCAGTTCGCGGTCAACCCCGCTGACGGGCGCCTGGTGGTGATCGAGATGAACCCCCGGGTCTCGCGCTCCAGCGCGCTGGCCTCCAAGGCCACCGGGTTCCCGATCGCCAAGATCGCGGCCAAGGTGGCGGTCGGCTACACCCTGGACGAGATCGACAACGACATCACAACGCGTCCGTCGAGCGACGGCTCCGCCGTCAGGACCCCCGCCTCCTTCGAGCCCGCCCTGGACTACGTCGTGGTCAAGGTGCCCAGGTTCGCCTTCGAGAAGTTCCCGGCCGCGGACTCCACCCTCACCACCCACATGAAGAGCGTCGGTGAGGCGATGGCCATCGGCCGCAACTTCACCGAGGCCCTGGGCAAGGCGCTGCGCAGCCTGGAGGACCCCAAGGCCCGCTTCGACTGGTCCGCCCCGGTGGAGGAGCCGGTCGAGGAGCTGCTGGCCCGGGCCGCCCGTCCCCACGACGGCCGGCTGGTGCTGGTGCTGCAGGCCCTGGTGGCCGGCGCCACCGCCGAGCAGGTCGTCGAGAGCACCGCGATCGACCCCTGGTTCGTCGACCAGCTGGTGCTCCAGCTCGAGGTGGCCCGGATGGTCGACGCCGCCCCGACGCTGACCGCCGACGTGCTCCGGACGGCCAAGCGCCACGGCTTCTCCGACCGCCAGGTCGGGCAGCTCCGCGACCTCCCCGAGGACGTCGTCCGCGGCGTCCGCTGGGCCCTCGGCGTCCGGCCGGTCTACAAGACCGTCGACACCTGCGCGGCCGAGTTCGCCGCCACCACCCCGTACCACTACTCCAGCTACGACTCCGAGACCGAGGTCGCGCCGCGGGAGAAGCCGGCGGTGATCATCCTGGGCAGCGGGCCGAACCGGATCGGGCAGGGGATCGAGTTCGACTACTCCTGCGTGCACGCCTCGATGGCCCTCTCCGAGGTCGGCTACGAGACCGTGATGGTCAACTGCAACCCCGAGACCGTCTCCACCGACTACGACACCTCCGACCGGCTCTACTTCGAGCCGCTCACCCTGGAGGACGTGCTGGAGGTGGTCGAGGCCGAGCGCGCCGCCGGCCCGCTGGCCGGCGTCATCGTCCAGCTCGGCGGGCAGACCCCGCTCGGTCTGGCGCGGGCGCTCAAGGACGCCGGCGTGCCGATCGTGGGCACCAGCCCCGAGGCCATCGACCTGGCCGAGGAGCGCGGCGAGTTCGGCCGGGTGCTCGACACCGCCGGGCTGCCGTCGCCCAAGCACGGTCTGGCCCGCTCCTTCGCCGAGGCCTCGGCCATCGCGGCCGAGATCGGCTACCCGGTGCTGGTCCGCCCCTCCTACGTCCTGGGCGGGCGCGGGATGGAGATCGTCTACGACGAGGTCAGCCTGGCCGGCTACATCGACCGGGCCACCGAGGTCAGCCCGGCCCACCCGGTGCTGGTCGACCGCTTCCTCGACGACGCGGTGGAGATCGACGTCGACGCCCTCTACGACGGCACCGAGCTCTACCTCGGCGGGGTGATGGAGCACATCGAGGAGGCCGGCATCCACTCCGGTGACTCGGCCTGCTCGCTGCCCCCGGTCACCCTGGGTGAGGAGGTCATCGAGCGGATCCGCACCTCCACCGAGGCCATCGCCGCCGGCGTCGGCGTCCGCGGCCTGATCAACATCCAGTTCGCCCTGGCCAGCGACATCCTCTACGTGCTGGAGGCCAACCCGCGGGCCTCGCGGACCGTCCCCTTCGTCTCCAAGGCGACCGCCACCCCGCTGGCCAAGGCCGCGGCCCGGCTGATGCTGGGGGAGTCCATCGCGGACCTGCGCGCGGCCGGGATGCTGCGGGCGGACCGCGACGGCGCCTGGACGTCCCCGGACGCCCCGATCGCGGTCAAGGAGGCCGTGATGCCCTTCAACCGGTTCCGCACCGTCGACGGCACCTTCGTGGACTCCATCCTGGGCCCGGAGATGAAGTCCACCGGTGAGGTGATGGGGCTGTCCCACGACTTCGGCACCGCCTTCGCCAAGAGCCAGGCCGCGGCCAGCGGGGCGCTGCCCCAGACCGGCCGGGTGTTCATCTCGGTGGCCAACCGGGACAAGCGCCACGTGATCTTCCCGGTGAAGCGCCTGGCCGACCTGGGCTTCGAGGTGCTGGCCACCGCCGGCACCGCCTCGGTGCTGCGCCGCCACGGCGTGGACGTCACCGAGGTCCGCAAGCACAGCCAGGGCCCCGGCCCCAACGGTGAGAAGACCATCGTCCAGGCCATCTCCGACGGGGAGGTCGACCTCGTCTTCAACACCCCGCACGGCATCAGCACCGACGGGCGCCCCCGCAACGACGGCTGGGAGATCCGCACCGCGGCGGTGCGGCTCAACATCCCCTGCATCACCACCGTCCAGGGGCTGGCCGCGGCCGTCCAGGGCATCGAGTCCGACCGGGCCGGTCGCTCCGGGGTGCGTTCGCTGCAGTCCTGGAGCGAGGTGATCACCCCGACCCCGGCGGCCGCTCCTGCGGCGCTGCTGGAGGCCGGGCGGTGA
- the efp gene encoding elongation factor P, translating into MASTNDLKNGMVLDLDGQLWSVLWFQHHKPGKGNTVVRTKLKHVLSGKVVDRTFNSDTKVDTANVDRREMQYLYHDGDGYVFMDTANYEQMTLSEQVVGEGKDYLLEEQVVTVALHEENPLYVDLPTSVELEITYTEPGLQGDRSTGGTKPATVQTGKQIQVPLFITNGEKVKVDTRTGDYLGRVG; encoded by the coding sequence GTGGCATCCACCAACGACCTGAAGAACGGCATGGTGCTCGACCTGGACGGTCAGCTCTGGAGCGTGCTGTGGTTCCAGCACCACAAGCCGGGCAAGGGCAACACCGTCGTGCGCACCAAGCTCAAGCACGTGCTCTCGGGCAAGGTGGTGGACCGCACCTTCAACTCCGACACCAAGGTCGACACGGCCAACGTGGACCGGCGCGAGATGCAGTACCTCTACCACGACGGTGACGGCTACGTGTTCATGGACACCGCCAACTACGAGCAGATGACGCTCAGCGAGCAGGTCGTCGGCGAGGGCAAGGACTACCTCCTCGAGGAGCAGGTGGTCACCGTCGCGCTGCACGAGGAGAACCCGCTCTACGTCGACCTGCCGACCTCGGTCGAGCTGGAGATCACCTACACCGAGCCCGGCCTGCAGGGCGACCGCTCCACCGGCGGCACCAAGCCCGCCACGGTGCAGACCGGCAAGCAGATCCAGGTGCCGCTCTTCATCACCAACGGCGAGAAGGTCAAGGTCGACACCCGCACCGGTGACTACCTGGGTCGTGTGGGCTGA